A stretch of the Streptomyces sp. NBC_00078 genome encodes the following:
- the trmB gene encoding tRNA (guanosine(46)-N7)-methyltransferase TrmB, producing MSDSLHAPESPQPAAPAPAAASAPGEHTPHAPGVSVRHTRAKGEPRFPDGPKADPAGSHFERRIRSFQPRRSRVTAGQADALQRLWPKWGLDIDGQRSIDLTELFGNTGRVVLEIGFGMGEATAQMAAADPDTNVLAVDVHTPGQGHLLNLADDHGLSNVRVANGDAIILLREMLTPDSLDGLRVYFPDPWPKKRHHKRRLIQPEFLDLAAARIRPGGIVHCATDWEPYAEQMLDVLTAHPGFENTRPDGGFAPRPDFRPLTRFEGQGLEKGHVVNDLLFRRVQHHQQPPTGV from the coding sequence GTGTCTGACTCCCTCCATGCCCCCGAATCCCCACAGCCCGCCGCGCCCGCGCCCGCCGCTGCCTCCGCGCCCGGCGAGCACACGCCGCACGCCCCCGGTGTCTCCGTCCGGCACACCCGGGCCAAGGGCGAGCCGCGGTTCCCCGACGGGCCGAAGGCCGATCCGGCCGGCTCGCACTTCGAGCGGCGGATCCGCAGCTTCCAGCCGCGCCGCAGCCGGGTGACCGCAGGACAGGCGGACGCGCTGCAACGGCTGTGGCCCAAGTGGGGGCTGGACATCGACGGACAGCGGTCGATCGATCTCACCGAACTGTTCGGGAACACCGGCCGCGTCGTGCTGGAGATCGGGTTCGGGATGGGCGAGGCCACCGCGCAGATGGCCGCCGCGGATCCGGACACGAACGTCCTCGCCGTGGACGTGCACACCCCGGGGCAGGGACATCTGCTCAACCTCGCCGACGATCACGGGCTGTCCAACGTCCGCGTGGCCAACGGGGACGCGATCATCCTGCTGCGCGAGATGCTCACCCCGGACTCACTCGACGGGCTGCGCGTCTACTTCCCCGACCCCTGGCCCAAGAAGCGGCACCACAAGCGGCGGCTCATCCAGCCGGAGTTCCTGGACCTCGCCGCGGCCCGGATCAGACCCGGCGGCATCGTGCACTGCGCGACCGACTGGGAGCCGTACGCCGAACAGATGCTCGACGTGCTGACCGCGCACCCGGGGTTCGAGAACACACGGCCCGACGGCGGTTTCGCGCCGCGTCCCGACTTCCGGCCGCTGACCCGTTTCGAGGGCCAGGGTCTGGAGAAGGGACATGTCGTGAACGACCTGCTCTTCCGTCGCGTACAGCATCACCAACAGCCCCCCACCGGCGTCTGA
- a CDS encoding MFS transporter, with the protein MSREQRGPNEKLGTVLALAGISNAGLARRVNDLGAQRGLTLRYDKTSVARWVSKGMVPQGAAPHLIAAAIGQKLGRPVPLHEIGLADADPAPEVGLAFPRDVGQAVKSATELYRLDLAGRRAGSGGIWQSLAGSFAVSAYATPASRWLITPADSSVAREANSAEDSGAPLKVGHSDVQKLREAAEDARRWDSKYGGGDWRSSMVPECLRVEAAPLLLGAYSDEVGRALFGASAELTRLAGWMAFDTGQQEAAQRYYIQALRLARAAADVPLGGYVLASMSLQATYRGFGDEGVDLAQAALERNRGLATARTMSFFRLVEARAHARASDAQAAGAALKAAEGWLERSREGDNDPSWLGFYSYDRFAADAAECYRDLKAPRQVRRFTEQALSKPTEEFVRSHGLRLVVSAVAELESGNLDAACEQGVRAVEVAGRISSARTTEYVKDLLHRLEPYGDEPRVVELRERARPLLMAPA; encoded by the coding sequence ATGTCCAGGGAGCAACGCGGGCCGAACGAAAAACTCGGCACCGTTCTCGCCCTCGCGGGAATCAGCAACGCAGGACTCGCGCGTCGCGTCAACGATCTTGGCGCCCAACGCGGGTTGACTCTTCGCTACGACAAGACCTCGGTGGCGCGCTGGGTGTCGAAGGGCATGGTGCCTCAGGGTGCCGCGCCGCATCTCATCGCCGCCGCCATAGGCCAGAAGCTCGGCCGTCCGGTGCCGCTCCACGAGATCGGCCTGGCGGACGCGGATCCCGCACCAGAAGTGGGCCTCGCCTTCCCCAGGGACGTCGGCCAGGCGGTGAAGTCGGCGACGGAGCTCTACCGTCTCGACCTCGCCGGGCGCCGGGCCGGCTCCGGTGGCATCTGGCAGTCGCTGGCCGGATCGTTCGCAGTAAGCGCATACGCAACGCCCGCCTCACGATGGCTGATAACACCGGCCGACAGTTCGGTGGCGCGCGAGGCGAACTCCGCCGAGGACTCGGGCGCACCGCTCAAAGTCGGCCACAGCGATGTGCAGAAGCTGCGGGAGGCCGCCGAGGACGCCAGGCGCTGGGACTCCAAGTACGGCGGCGGTGACTGGCGTTCGTCGATGGTTCCCGAGTGCTTACGGGTGGAGGCGGCACCGCTGCTGCTCGGCGCGTACTCGGACGAGGTCGGCCGCGCACTGTTCGGGGCCAGCGCCGAACTGACGCGCCTGGCCGGATGGATGGCCTTCGACACGGGGCAGCAGGAGGCCGCCCAGCGGTACTACATCCAGGCGCTGCGCCTCGCGCGGGCAGCCGCCGACGTGCCCCTTGGGGGCTATGTGCTGGCCTCCATGTCGCTGCAGGCGACCTACCGTGGCTTCGGCGACGAGGGCGTCGACCTCGCGCAGGCCGCACTGGAACGCAACCGGGGCCTGGCGACCGCGCGCACGATGAGCTTCTTCCGGCTCGTCGAGGCACGGGCACACGCGCGTGCGAGTGACGCGCAGGCGGCCGGGGCGGCCCTCAAGGCCGCCGAGGGCTGGCTGGAGCGCTCCCGGGAGGGCGACAACGACCCGTCCTGGCTCGGCTTCTACTCCTACGACCGCTTCGCCGCGGACGCCGCGGAGTGCTACCGCGACCTGAAGGCGCCGCGCCAGGTGCGCCGCTTCACGGAGCAGGCGCTGTCGAAACCGACGGAGGAGTTCGTACGGTCGCACGGGCTGCGGCTCGTGGTGTCGGCGGTCGCGGAACTCGAGTCGGGCAACCTGGATGCCGCCTGCGAGCAGGGCGTGCGGGCGGTGGAGGTCGCAGGGCGCATCTCGTCGGCCCGCACGACCGAGTACGTAAAGGATCTGCTGCACCGTTTGGAGCCGTACGGGGACGAGCCGCGCGTGGTGGAGCTGCGGGAGCGGGCACGCCCGCTGCTGATGGCTCCCGCCTGA
- a CDS encoding PrsW family intramembrane metalloprotease, whose translation MATSPPYPTYPPHPGGPAGGAPTHAHWWQRRGPLGRAQSRAWGRVRYGALSTLLALSGLVILALVREQTGTEGFLVGLGLAVLPVPLLIAAFRWLDRVDPGPWRNLLFAFAWGACAAALIAIVANSFATKWIATATADPSSADTLGATVIAPIVEESAKAAAVLLVFLFRRRDFTGIVDGVVIAGVTATGFAFTENILYLGTAFGSDELTGDRGIASVTAATFFVRIVMSPFAHPLFTVLTGIGFGVAALSAERQHLRRVLVPLSGLLLAMSMHAIWNGSSTFGEYGFFAVYAAFMVPAFGLLTWLVIWTRQRELRTVREELPAYAVAGWLTPAEPYALGSMRARRLARDYAAHHLGRPAARTVAQYEAYATSLAFLRHRGRRGRAGADFVVREQELLHQLWLRREVARPALDYAARLTAPPVPVAPAPWAMYGVYGYPAMPNPAYNPYRT comes from the coding sequence GTGGCCACCAGTCCCCCGTACCCGACGTATCCGCCGCACCCCGGTGGCCCCGCCGGCGGTGCGCCCACGCATGCGCACTGGTGGCAGCGTCGAGGGCCCCTGGGCCGGGCGCAGTCGAGGGCTTGGGGGAGGGTGCGGTACGGCGCCCTCAGCACCCTGCTCGCGCTCTCCGGGCTGGTCATCCTGGCCCTGGTACGTGAACAGACCGGCACCGAAGGGTTCCTGGTGGGACTCGGGCTGGCCGTCCTGCCCGTCCCCCTCCTCATAGCCGCCTTCCGCTGGCTCGACCGCGTCGACCCGGGCCCCTGGCGCAATCTGCTGTTCGCCTTCGCCTGGGGGGCCTGCGCCGCGGCGCTGATAGCGATCGTCGCGAACAGCTTCGCCACGAAGTGGATAGCGACGGCGACGGCCGATCCGTCCAGCGCGGACACGCTCGGCGCGACGGTCATAGCGCCCATCGTCGAGGAGTCGGCGAAGGCCGCCGCCGTCCTCCTCGTCTTCCTCTTCCGCAGACGGGACTTCACCGGGATCGTCGACGGCGTCGTCATAGCCGGCGTCACCGCCACCGGCTTCGCGTTCACCGAGAACATCCTCTACCTGGGCACCGCCTTCGGCAGCGACGAGCTCACCGGCGACCGCGGCATCGCCTCCGTCACCGCGGCGACGTTCTTCGTGCGGATCGTCATGTCCCCGTTCGCGCATCCGCTCTTCACCGTCCTCACCGGCATCGGCTTCGGCGTCGCCGCGCTCTCGGCGGAGCGCCAGCACCTGCGGCGGGTCCTCGTCCCGCTCTCCGGCCTGCTGCTCGCCATGAGCATGCACGCGATCTGGAACGGCTCGTCGACGTTCGGCGAGTACGGGTTCTTCGCCGTCTACGCCGCCTTCATGGTCCCCGCGTTCGGCCTGCTGACCTGGCTGGTCATCTGGACGCGCCAGCGCGAACTGCGCACCGTGCGCGAGGAACTGCCCGCCTACGCCGTCGCCGGCTGGCTCACCCCCGCCGAGCCGTACGCCCTCGGCTCGATGCGGGCGCGCCGGCTGGCCCGCGACTACGCCGCCCACCACCTCGGCAGGCCCGCGGCCCGCACGGTCGCGCAGTACGAGGCGTACGCGACCTCCCTGGCGTTCCTGCGGCACCGGGGGCGCCGTGGCCGCGCCGGTGCCGACTTCGTCGTCAGGGAGCAGGAGTTGCTGCACCAGCTGTGGCTACGGCGTGAGGTGGCCCGCCCGGCCCTGGACTACGCGGCGCGCCTGACAGCACCTCCGGTGCCGGTGGCGCCGGCGCCCTGGGCGATGTACGGGGTGTACGGGTACCCGGCGATGCCGAATCCCGCGTACAACCCGTACCGGACGTAG
- the lhgO gene encoding L-2-hydroxyglutarate oxidase encodes MVQVRPGIAYDCDVLVIGGGIVGLSTAYAITRAAPGTRVTVLEKEPGPARHQTGRNSGVIHSGIYYRPGSLKARYAVRGAAEMVKFCAEYGIAHAVTGKLIVATERQELPRLHALVQRGRENGIPVRELGAAQIAEYEPEVYGLAAIHVGTTGVCDFVGVARQLAEASGAEIRYGARVEQVDRRPQLGVAVRTTAGDVVRARVLVNCAGLYCDEVARLTGDDPEMRIVPFRGEYYSLARPELVRGLVYPVPDPAFPFLGVHLTRGIDEDVHIGPNAVPALAREGYGWDVVRPREVAGTLAWPGAWRMARRHWRYGTGELRRSVSRKAFTTAVRRLLPAVTEDDLVPTAAGVRAQAVLRDGSLVDDFLIKEGPRAVHVLNAPSPAATASLPIGREVARRALAVLGPS; translated from the coding sequence GTGGTGCAGGTGCGGCCGGGGATCGCTTATGACTGCGATGTGCTCGTGATCGGTGGTGGGATCGTCGGGCTGTCCACCGCGTACGCGATCACGCGTGCCGCGCCCGGCACGCGCGTGACCGTGCTGGAGAAGGAACCGGGGCCGGCCCGGCACCAGACGGGGCGCAACAGCGGCGTCATCCACAGCGGGATCTACTACCGGCCCGGGTCTTTGAAGGCCCGGTACGCGGTGCGGGGCGCCGCCGAGATGGTCAAGTTCTGCGCCGAGTACGGCATCGCACACGCCGTCACCGGCAAGCTGATCGTCGCCACGGAGCGACAGGAGCTGCCGCGCCTGCACGCCCTGGTGCAGCGCGGGCGGGAGAACGGGATTCCGGTGCGGGAGCTGGGCGCCGCCCAGATCGCGGAGTACGAGCCCGAGGTGTACGGGCTCGCGGCCATACACGTCGGGACGACCGGCGTGTGCGACTTCGTGGGGGTCGCCCGGCAGCTGGCGGAGGCGTCGGGGGCGGAGATCCGGTACGGGGCGCGGGTCGAGCAGGTCGACCGGCGCCCGCAGCTCGGGGTCGCGGTCCGGACGACGGCCGGCGACGTCGTACGCGCGCGCGTGCTGGTGAACTGTGCCGGGCTGTACTGCGACGAGGTGGCGCGGCTGACGGGGGACGACCCCGAGATGCGGATCGTGCCCTTCCGCGGGGAGTACTACTCGCTGGCGCGGCCCGAGCTGGTGCGGGGACTGGTGTATCCGGTGCCGGATCCGGCGTTCCCGTTCCTCGGCGTGCATCTCACGCGCGGGATCGACGAGGACGTGCACATCGGTCCCAACGCGGTGCCGGCGCTGGCCCGGGAGGGGTACGGATGGGATGTCGTACGGCCGCGGGAGGTCGCCGGGACGCTGGCCTGGCCCGGCGCCTGGCGAATGGCCCGGCGGCACTGGCGGTACGGGACGGGGGAGCTGCGCCGGTCGGTGTCCAGGAAAGCGTTCACGACGGCGGTGCGAAGGCTGTTGCCGGCGGTGACGGAGGACGACCTGGTGCCGACGGCCGCGGGGGTCCGGGCGCAGGCGGTGCTGCGGGACGGGTCACTGGTGGACGACTTCCTGATCAAGGAGGGACCACGGGCCGTCCATGTGCTGAACGCACCCTCACCTGCGGCGACGGCTTCGCTGCCGATCGGCCGGGAGGTGGCGAGAAGGGCGCTGGCCGTGCTCGGCCCGTCCTGA